One part of the Dyadobacter sp. 676 genome encodes these proteins:
- a CDS encoding GatB/YqeY domain-containing protein, with amino-acid sequence MSLKSQVEGGIKDAMRAKDQDTLRALRAIKSLILLEETKGGGSGELSADDELKLLTKAAKQRRESADIYKAQGRTDLLEKEEAELAVIEQFLPKQLSEDEVKAKLQEIIARVGAAGPSDMGKVMGVATKELAGQAEGRVISTLVKSLLA; translated from the coding sequence ATGTCACTAAAATCCCAAGTAGAAGGCGGTATCAAGGACGCGATGCGGGCCAAAGATCAGGATACATTACGTGCGTTGCGCGCGATCAAATCGCTGATTTTGTTGGAAGAAACCAAAGGAGGCGGAAGCGGTGAGCTTTCGGCCGACGACGAATTGAAACTTCTGACCAAAGCTGCCAAACAGCGCCGCGAGTCGGCAGATATTTACAAGGCACAGGGCCGTACCGATCTTTTGGAGAAGGAAGAAGCCGAGCTGGCGGTGATCGAGCAGTTCTTGCCGAAACAATTGAGCGAGGACGAAGTAAAGGCCAAATTGCAGGAAATTATCGCCCGTGTAGGCGCTGCCGGGCCTTCGGATATGGGCAAGGTAATGGGCGTTGCCACGAAGGAACTTGCCGGACAAGCCGAAGGACGCGTCATTTCCACGCTGGTTAAGTCGTTGCTCGCATGA
- a CDS encoding pyridoxine 5'-phosphate synthase, with product MTRLSVNINKIATLRNSRGGDNPNVLKVALDCERFGAQGITVHPRPDERHIRYQDVYDLRELVTTEFNIEGNPSEKKFVELVLANKPDQVTLVPDALGAITSNAGWDTITHGSVLTDLVGTFKSAGIRVSVFVDADEEMVEGAKICGADRVELYTEPYAAGYFENRQKAVLPFIKAAEKAREIGLGLNAGHDLSLDNLHFLKQSIPWLDEVSIGHALICDALYIGLENTIQMYLRELEL from the coding sequence ATGACCCGTCTAAGCGTCAACATCAACAAGATCGCCACCCTTCGCAATTCCCGTGGCGGTGACAATCCCAATGTATTGAAGGTAGCGCTGGACTGCGAGCGGTTTGGTGCACAGGGTATTACCGTACATCCGCGACCCGATGAGCGGCATATCCGTTACCAGGATGTGTACGATCTCCGCGAACTCGTAACCACGGAGTTTAATATCGAAGGCAATCCGTCGGAAAAAAAATTCGTAGAGCTGGTACTGGCCAACAAGCCCGACCAGGTTACGCTCGTACCGGACGCGTTGGGCGCCATTACCTCGAATGCCGGCTGGGACACGATCACCCACGGGTCCGTGTTGACCGACCTCGTCGGTACATTCAAATCCGCCGGAATACGCGTTTCGGTTTTCGTGGATGCCGACGAAGAAATGGTGGAAGGTGCCAAAATCTGCGGTGCCGACCGTGTGGAACTCTACACCGAGCCTTACGCCGCAGGCTATTTCGAAAACCGTCAGAAAGCGGTGCTACCTTTTATCAAAGCCGCTGAAAAGGCGCGGGAAATCGGTTTGGGATTAAATGCCGGCCACGATCTCAGCCTCGATAACCTGCATTTCCTCAAACAAAGCATTCCCTGGCTCGACGAAGTGTCCATCGGCCACGCATTGATCTGCGACGCATTATATATAGGATTGGAGAATACGATCCAGATGTATTTGCGGGAGTTGGAGTTGTGA
- a CDS encoding Gfo/Idh/MocA family oxidoreductase, whose translation MDNHEKASGNTIGRRGFMKTGAMAAGSLMIVPRHVLGRGFVPPSDKLNIAAVGCGGKADFNIRQAFNNGTENIVALCDVDDRQSEKYRKQFPKAPYYKDFRKLFEKEGKTFDAVIVTTPDHMHYPVAIAAMELGKHVYVEKPLTKDIWEARMLTEAAKKYKVVTQMGNQGSSSDGTRNTEALVQSGAIGDVHTIEVWTDRPVWPQGVKSPKDKGESQPVPAGVDWDLWLGTAPKRDYHEAYMPFRWRGYWDFGTGALGDMGCHFIDVPFRALKLRYPTSVECSVGSVYSDFFQQAFFDDVAPPSASIHLKFPSRTPGKEINLNWYDGGMRPQLPDGCDYKTVFGSVDGGIMFIGTKGIISAEMFGENPRLWPESKFASIRIATKPRALVQGGWQGHQQQFVQACKKGYGAYTSSSFDQSGPLTEIVLMGNLAVRSYLHREPKADGKGFIFPGRQRLMWDGPNMKITNFDVANQFVKREYRTGW comes from the coding sequence ATGGACAATCACGAAAAGGCATCCGGAAACACTATCGGAAGAAGAGGTTTTATGAAAACCGGCGCAATGGCCGCAGGTAGTCTGATGATCGTCCCGAGGCATGTGCTGGGGCGGGGCTTTGTTCCTCCGAGCGACAAACTGAATATTGCGGCCGTGGGCTGTGGCGGCAAGGCCGATTTTAATATACGGCAGGCCTTTAATAATGGTACCGAAAATATCGTCGCGCTTTGCGACGTCGACGACCGCCAATCCGAAAAATACCGCAAGCAATTCCCCAAAGCACCCTATTACAAGGATTTTCGCAAGCTGTTCGAGAAGGAGGGCAAGACGTTCGACGCCGTTATAGTCACCACGCCCGATCATATGCATTACCCCGTCGCGATCGCCGCGATGGAGCTCGGAAAGCATGTTTATGTGGAAAAACCTTTAACCAAGGATATTTGGGAAGCCCGCATGCTTACCGAAGCCGCGAAGAAATACAAGGTGGTAACCCAAATGGGCAACCAGGGCAGCAGCAGCGACGGTACGCGCAACACCGAGGCACTCGTTCAGTCGGGAGCTATCGGCGATGTGCACACCATCGAGGTATGGACCGACCGGCCCGTGTGGCCACAGGGGGTGAAATCTCCCAAAGACAAAGGGGAGTCGCAACCCGTTCCCGCCGGCGTGGACTGGGACCTTTGGCTCGGCACCGCTCCGAAACGCGATTACCATGAAGCATATATGCCGTTCCGCTGGCGCGGTTACTGGGATTTCGGCACGGGCGCATTGGGCGATATGGGCTGCCATTTTATAGATGTGCCTTTCCGCGCGTTGAAACTCAGGTACCCGACTTCCGTGGAATGCAGCGTCGGCTCCGTTTACTCTGATTTCTTTCAGCAGGCATTCTTCGATGACGTCGCCCCGCCTTCTGCAAGCATCCATTTGAAATTCCCTTCCAGAACGCCGGGCAAGGAAATCAACCTGAACTGGTATGACGGAGGAATGCGGCCTCAACTGCCCGATGGCTGTGATTATAAAACCGTTTTCGGCAGCGTCGACGGCGGGATAATGTTTATCGGGACAAAAGGCATTATCAGCGCGGAAATGTTTGGCGAAAATCCGCGGCTTTGGCCGGAAAGCAAATTCGCGAGCATCCGGATCGCCACCAAACCCCGCGCGTTGGTGCAGGGAGGATGGCAGGGACATCAGCAGCAGTTTGTCCAGGCGTGTAAAAAGGGATATGGTGCTTACACCAGTTCCTCATTCGACCAATCGGGGCCGTTGACGGAGATCGTGCTGATGGGTAACCTGGCGGTGCGGTCCTATCTGCACCGCGAGCCCAAAGCGGATGGAAAAGGCTTTATTTTTCCCGGCCGCCAGCGGTTGATGTGGGACGGGCCCAATATGAAGATTACCAATTTCGATGTGGCGAACCAGTTTGTGAAGCGGGAGTACCGGACGGGGTGGTAA
- a CDS encoding SCP2 sterol-binding domain-containing protein, with protein sequence MSLQILTDRIKNILGTDSGLDATAKFVTDEGVLFVDGKSVPNNVSDTDAEADCTFKVSVKNALKLIDGDLNAMMALMTGKLKIDGDMGVAMKIAETFGRR encoded by the coding sequence ATGAGCCTTCAAATTCTGACTGATCGCATTAAAAATATACTCGGAACGGACAGCGGCCTGGATGCTACGGCCAAATTTGTAACGGACGAGGGTGTTTTGTTCGTCGACGGCAAATCGGTACCCAACAACGTTTCGGATACCGATGCGGAGGCTGATTGCACTTTCAAAGTTTCGGTAAAAAACGCATTGAAGCTTATCGACGGCGATCTGAATGCTATGATGGCCCTTATGACCGGGAAGCTGAAAATTGACGGCGATATGGGCGTGGCGATGAAGATCGCAGAAACCTTCGGGCGTCGATAG
- a CDS encoding peptidylprolyl isomerase, producing MALINKIREKSGIAVTVIAISLILFMVGGDLLGPNSLLGGNDNQIVGEIAGKEINIKDFQSRVDGFRQNYEAQSGRSLNEGELASLRDQAWNQFVVDIAYKKQYDKLGLTVTDEELYDMVQGNHISPSILQAFSDPTTGRFDKNAVINYLKNLKTLPLEQQKSWENFEKSLREERTRTKYENMLRLSTYTPKAQAEKEYIAQNTKANLRYLYVPFFSVVDTTIKVTDSQLQDYLNAHKKEYKGTDTRSIEYVTFPVQPAKDDSAALYTEIKELARGLATAQSDSAFAAMNTDIPMPINQSYATMSDQLKEAVKTFIPGGVYGPYREGNTYYIYKYGGTRSDSVYSAKASHILIRAENQSDSAKAAARTKAEGILAQIKAGANFEALAATSSADPGSAQRGGDLGYFQNNGAMVKPFEEAVFSATAPGLIPRLVESQFGFHIIKVTAPKSNTLYRIATIAKTIAPSQATRDEAYRKADEFANSVKSREQFEEAVKKNKALVLATANRIPESATNINAIQNAREIVRWAFKEDTKPSTVSPVFETEEQYVVAVLTGKSDAKDVKVDDFRDELTTKVRNQIKAEQITAKLKGATGSLEDIAKKYGAGALVESANDISLATGFLTSAGFDPIALGKAFGLKAGQKSGVFTGENGVFIMELTSKTDAPKIADFTQYKTQLTQSLESRMSYLVNEAIRENAKIEDRRAKFF from the coding sequence ATGGCTTTAATTAACAAAATCAGAGAAAAATCCGGGATAGCCGTTACGGTTATCGCTATCAGTTTAATTCTTTTTATGGTTGGAGGCGATTTGCTGGGCCCTAATTCCCTTCTGGGCGGCAACGACAACCAGATTGTGGGGGAGATTGCCGGGAAAGAAATTAATATCAAAGATTTTCAAAGCCGGGTGGACGGGTTCCGTCAAAACTACGAGGCGCAATCGGGCCGCAGCCTGAACGAAGGCGAGCTGGCTTCTTTGAGAGACCAGGCCTGGAACCAGTTTGTGGTCGATATCGCTTACAAAAAGCAATACGACAAGCTGGGACTGACCGTAACCGACGAGGAACTGTACGATATGGTTCAGGGTAACCACATCAGCCCATCGATTCTGCAGGCATTTTCAGATCCTACCACCGGCCGTTTCGATAAGAATGCGGTGATCAACTATCTGAAAAACCTCAAAACCCTTCCTTTGGAACAACAAAAATCCTGGGAGAACTTTGAGAAAAGCCTTCGCGAGGAGCGCACACGCACGAAGTATGAAAACATGCTGCGCCTGTCGACTTACACTCCAAAAGCCCAGGCTGAAAAAGAGTACATAGCGCAAAACACCAAAGCCAATCTGCGCTATTTGTACGTGCCTTTTTTCTCGGTTGTAGACACTACCATTAAAGTAACCGACTCGCAGTTGCAGGATTACCTGAACGCGCATAAAAAAGAATATAAAGGAACCGACACCCGCTCGATCGAGTACGTGACGTTCCCGGTTCAGCCGGCGAAAGACGACAGCGCCGCCTTGTATACCGAGATCAAGGAACTAGCCCGCGGCCTCGCAACTGCGCAAAGCGACTCGGCGTTCGCGGCCATGAATACCGATATTCCGATGCCGATCAACCAGTCGTATGCAACCATGAGCGATCAGTTGAAAGAAGCCGTCAAGACGTTCATTCCCGGTGGTGTTTACGGACCCTACCGCGAAGGCAATACCTATTATATCTACAAATACGGCGGAACCCGTTCCGACAGCGTTTATTCCGCCAAAGCAAGCCACATCCTGATCCGCGCTGAAAACCAGTCGGATTCTGCAAAAGCCGCTGCGCGCACGAAAGCCGAAGGCATTCTGGCGCAAATCAAGGCGGGTGCCAACTTCGAGGCACTGGCTGCTACATCCAGCGCCGACCCCGGTTCGGCACAGCGTGGCGGTGACCTGGGCTACTTCCAGAACAACGGCGCGATGGTGAAACCGTTCGAAGAAGCCGTTTTCTCGGCAACTGCCCCCGGTTTGATCCCGCGACTGGTGGAAAGCCAGTTTGGTTTCCATATTATCAAGGTAACAGCACCGAAATCGAACACGTTGTACCGCATTGCGACTATTGCCAAAACGATCGCACCAAGCCAGGCTACGCGTGACGAGGCTTACCGTAAAGCGGATGAATTTGCGAACTCTGTGAAAAGCCGCGAGCAATTCGAAGAGGCCGTCAAGAAAAATAAAGCGCTGGTCCTGGCCACTGCCAACCGCATTCCCGAATCCGCCACCAATATCAATGCGATCCAGAATGCACGCGAAATCGTAAGATGGGCATTTAAAGAGGATACCAAGCCTTCGACGGTGTCACCGGTATTCGAAACGGAGGAACAATATGTGGTGGCTGTCCTTACCGGCAAATCGGATGCGAAGGACGTAAAAGTGGATGATTTCCGCGACGAGCTGACCACGAAAGTACGCAACCAGATCAAAGCCGAGCAGATTACCGCCAAGCTGAAAGGTGCTACCGGATCACTCGAAGATATCGCAAAAAAATATGGCGCGGGCGCATTGGTTGAATCGGCCAACGACATCTCGCTGGCAACCGGCTTCCTTACCAGCGCAGGTTTCGACCCAATCGCACTCGGAAAAGCGTTCGGGTTGAAAGCGGGCCAGAAATCGGGCGTATTCACCGGCGAAAACGGCGTGTTTATCATGGAACTGACCAGCAAAACCGACGCACCTAAAATCGCAGACTTCACTCAGTACAAAACGCAGCTAACCCAATCGCTGGAAAGCCGCATGTCGTACCTGGTGAACGAAGCCATCCGCGAGAACGCGAAGATCGAAGACCGCCGCGCGAAATTCTTCTGA
- the xylA gene encoding xylose isomerase, translating into MSILLGEQEYFKGIGKIAYEGPETDNPLAYRWYDENRIIAGKTMKDHLRFAVAYWHTFCGAGLDPFGGPTLFYPWDKKADAVDRAKDKADAAFEFITKLGLPYYCFHDVDVVDYDDDVRTNEKRLQALTEYLGQKQKASGVKLLWGTANLFGHHRYMNGASTNPDFDVVAHAGAQIKMALDATIALGGENYVFWGGREGYMSLLNTDMKREEEHFAQMLKISVAYARANGFKGKFFIEPKPCEPTKHQYDYDAATVIGFLRQHDLLADFSLNLEVNHATLAGHTFEHELQVAADAGILGSIDANRGDYQNGWDTDQFPNDIAEWTRALLVILNAGGLQGGGINFDAKRRRNSTDVDDVFHAHIGGIDTVARALVIADKILQNGEYDKIRKNRYASFDSGKGADYEKGALKLEDLFEHAAAKGEPATTSGKQEYLENLINRFI; encoded by the coding sequence ATGAGCATTCTACTCGGAGAACAGGAGTATTTCAAGGGCATCGGCAAAATCGCTTACGAAGGGCCCGAAACCGACAACCCGCTGGCTTACCGCTGGTACGACGAAAACCGCATCATCGCCGGCAAAACGATGAAAGATCACCTGCGCTTCGCAGTGGCTTACTGGCACACATTCTGCGGTGCCGGTCTGGACCCGTTCGGTGGCCCGACACTTTTTTACCCCTGGGATAAAAAAGCCGACGCCGTTGACCGCGCCAAAGACAAAGCCGATGCCGCTTTCGAATTCATTACCAAGCTGGGTCTGCCTTACTACTGCTTCCATGATGTAGACGTAGTGGATTACGACGACGACGTGCGTACCAACGAAAAACGCCTGCAAGCCCTGACTGAATATCTGGGACAAAAACAGAAAGCATCCGGCGTGAAACTTCTTTGGGGAACCGCCAACCTGTTCGGGCACCATCGCTATATGAACGGCGCTTCCACCAACCCGGATTTCGATGTGGTAGCACACGCCGGGGCGCAAATCAAAATGGCCCTCGACGCGACGATCGCGCTGGGCGGTGAAAACTACGTCTTCTGGGGTGGCCGCGAAGGTTATATGAGCCTTTTGAATACCGATATGAAACGCGAGGAGGAGCACTTCGCACAAATGCTGAAAATATCGGTTGCATACGCACGTGCAAATGGTTTCAAAGGTAAATTCTTCATTGAACCGAAGCCTTGCGAGCCTACCAAACACCAGTACGACTACGATGCTGCCACCGTAATCGGCTTCCTTCGCCAGCACGATCTGTTGGCCGATTTCAGCCTGAACCTGGAAGTGAACCACGCTACATTAGCCGGGCACACTTTCGAACACGAACTGCAGGTAGCCGCCGACGCGGGTATCCTTGGGTCGATCGATGCCAACCGTGGTGACTATCAGAACGGCTGGGATACCGACCAGTTCCCTAACGACATCGCCGAATGGACCCGCGCATTGCTCGTGATCCTGAACGCAGGCGGTTTGCAGGGCGGTGGTATCAACTTCGACGCGAAACGTCGCCGCAACTCGACCGACGTGGATGACGTATTCCACGCACACATCGGCGGTATCGACACCGTAGCACGTGCCCTGGTGATCGCCGACAAGATCCTGCAAAACGGAGAGTACGACAAAATCCGTAAAAACCGGTATGCCAGCTTCGACAGCGGCAAAGGTGCAGATTACGAAAAAGGTGCATTGAAACTGGAAGACCTGTTCGAGCACGCCGCTGCCAAAGGCGAGCCCGCAACGACTTCCGGCAAGCAGGAATACCTCGAAAACCTGATCAACCGGTTCATCTGA
- a CDS encoding tetratricopeptide repeat protein has protein sequence MHNCRAKEHSSPPILSGIVLFAWIISISCTFVQTVSGQANFTERGVPASPQNPDSLLIGLKTNYNSAVGKNNELEAAGYLQQIGRLLFISGHYPQSLDYLLKAEKIFRNRGQKKMLAANLNMLGELYYRTRRPQLARKQYDEALIIYQNLRQESGKAEIYGRIGHLYEKREMYDSAFYFQHKALHSYELDRRTDGAAKIYENIGSIYEDLGKYDSAYFYFNKAYALNARTHNARAQVEVVNNLGDVLRKTGRFREGLAYSLQSLKLAQTNGERYQISSAYNDIAKTYNLLVRNDSAFHYLALSRSLLNDIYSEESNKQLALLQTLYEIEKKDNEIAQLTQARRIDTLISIATGIVIVLIIAVAALIISRQRLKIRNEQKLLAQHKQVYEAQSQLMEAELKNKKLEEENLKQQLETKTQELSSYTLHVIRKNQLLEDLRARLDEMIKDDKRDQRKQIKALSEQIGEGLQDNRHWEEFRGIFEQVHQSFFDRLQQQTGPLTANDLRLIALIKMNLTSADIATLLGISQDSLRVIRHRLRKKLNLAPGDNLSAYIQSI, from the coding sequence ATGCATAACTGCCGTGCCAAAGAGCATTCGTCCCCTCCCATTCTGTCCGGCATTGTCCTGTTTGCCTGGATAATTTCGATATCCTGCACATTTGTTCAAACCGTATCGGGCCAGGCAAATTTCACGGAACGCGGCGTTCCGGCAAGTCCGCAGAATCCCGATTCTTTGCTGATTGGATTGAAAACAAATTATAACTCAGCAGTCGGAAAGAATAACGAACTGGAAGCCGCGGGCTATTTGCAGCAAATCGGCAGGTTGCTTTTTATTTCGGGACATTACCCGCAGTCGCTGGACTACCTGCTGAAAGCCGAAAAGATATTCCGCAACCGGGGCCAGAAAAAGATGCTGGCCGCGAACCTGAATATGCTCGGCGAGCTCTATTACCGCACCCGCAGGCCGCAACTGGCCCGGAAACAATACGACGAGGCATTGATCATTTACCAAAACCTCCGACAGGAATCGGGCAAAGCGGAGATTTACGGGCGCATCGGCCACCTCTATGAAAAGCGTGAAATGTACGACAGTGCTTTCTACTTTCAGCACAAGGCACTACATTCCTACGAGCTCGACCGCCGTACGGACGGTGCCGCGAAGATCTACGAGAACATCGGCAGCATTTATGAAGACCTGGGAAAATACGACTCGGCTTATTTCTATTTCAACAAGGCTTATGCCCTCAATGCCCGGACGCACAATGCACGTGCGCAGGTAGAAGTGGTGAATAATCTGGGGGATGTACTGCGAAAAACCGGCCGGTTCCGTGAAGGGCTCGCTTATAGTCTGCAAAGCCTGAAACTTGCCCAAACCAATGGCGAACGCTACCAGATTTCGAGCGCCTATAATGATATTGCCAAAACCTATAACCTGCTGGTCCGCAACGACAGTGCATTCCACTATCTGGCGCTGAGCCGAAGCCTGCTGAACGACATCTATTCAGAAGAAAGCAACAAGCAGCTTGCATTGCTGCAAACACTTTATGAAATAGAAAAAAAAGACAATGAGATAGCCCAACTGACCCAGGCCAGGCGGATCGATACGCTGATTTCGATTGCTACGGGCATTGTAATAGTATTGATTATCGCGGTTGCAGCATTAATTATCAGCCGGCAACGCCTCAAAATCCGGAACGAACAAAAATTGCTTGCACAGCACAAGCAGGTGTACGAGGCCCAAAGCCAGTTGATGGAAGCGGAACTGAAAAACAAGAAGCTGGAAGAAGAAAACCTGAAACAACAACTCGAAACCAAAACGCAGGAACTGAGCAGCTACACCTTGCATGTGATCCGCAAAAACCAGTTGCTGGAAGACCTCCGCGCCAGACTCGACGAAATGATCAAAGACGATAAACGCGACCAGCGGAAGCAGATCAAGGCGTTATCCGAGCAGATCGGCGAAGGCTTGCAGGATAACCGGCATTGGGAAGAATTCCGGGGTATATTCGAGCAGGTACACCAGTCGTTTTTCGACCGGCTGCAACAACAAACCGGCCCGCTCACCGCCAACGACCTGCGGCTGATCGCATTGATCAAAATGAACCTCACCTCCGCCGACATCGCCACACTCCTCGGCATTTCGCAGGACAGCCTGCGTGTAATCCGCCACCGCCTGCGCAAGAAACTGAACCTCGCGCCAGGCGACAATCTTTCGGCTTATATCCAATCTATCTGA
- a CDS encoding carboxypeptidase-like regulatory domain-containing protein: MIRRYLYILLLLFTFTSLHAGTLKGKLLEAATGEPALGVVIVVEGTNLHDISGLDGSFSIPNLQKGSYRLSIRHISYTPIQKEFAISGNEVVQMDLLLEAAAGLKLEEVAVTGKRDGASDNTARLMERNASQVMNIVSGKTIQISPRPHGSERHPAHFRNIHRAQQQWRWPIRDPARNGQTL, from the coding sequence ATGATCCGACGTTACCTGTATATCCTTCTGCTTTTATTCACATTCACGAGCCTTCATGCCGGGACGTTGAAAGGCAAGCTCCTCGAAGCCGCCACCGGCGAGCCGGCATTGGGCGTGGTAATCGTTGTCGAGGGTACTAACCTGCACGATATTTCAGGGCTCGACGGCTCGTTCTCAATCCCTAACCTGCAAAAAGGCTCCTACCGGCTTAGCATCCGGCACATTTCCTATACTCCCATTCAAAAGGAGTTTGCAATCAGCGGGAATGAAGTAGTTCAAATGGATCTTTTGCTCGAAGCGGCGGCGGGCCTGAAACTCGAAGAAGTAGCCGTCACCGGCAAACGCGACGGCGCCAGCGACAACACCGCGCGATTGATGGAGCGCAATGCCAGCCAGGTAATGAATATTGTTTCCGGCAAAACTATTCAAATATCCCCCCGACCTCACGGTAGCGAACGTCATCCAGCGCATTTCCGGAATATCCATCGAGCGCAACAGCAATGGCGATGGCCAATACGCGATCCTGCGCGGAATGGACAAACGCTATAA